A section of the Styela clava chromosome 9, kaStyClav1.hap1.2, whole genome shotgun sequence genome encodes:
- the LOC120343831 gene encoding uncharacterized protein LOC120343831 encodes MESKAKQQLDILRSALQEKYLIAERLMLQRENAEKLSVVRLEVDEVFQQLISLIDMIPESAGKEITDFPVTNDLKREKSEFDSRISEWFEKLKTHSTVQPENVSSKYAGSICSDNTSRASFKRRLQCKVKRDLAIVQLRHTEEKLEEEALKRKMELRDAQRKVELTEVEFLLWDTKSTGDSIKGDGDFNNLSPINVLPGTSRASDKKPSVPLASRREETASTEQKPSSPKLVNSLQVGDKIPPTTVHKNVMQADVSLLNRRRSASLQNEATHTRINTNHDGYAASDSCHERVRFARSHNVHTYSQTPLRRDDNAVPNITGNGQSYNFQPVNRAIAQECSFAAEPDGMAGREHHHIFRINESSVNELPDVQTRGYRTLQENRESVNDYVYESGPQHYSQRRTRESSPVIQHHHYHGREEFFFQKPKLPVFNGDPLKYMSFITNFDIHLAPKLETNSQKLVCLLQYCEERIRAQLEYFTKKPENGYKLARQRLFEEYGQPHIIAGSCERVLKEFPSVRDDKPEQLLQISQVMERCLGTLEDIDEFANVNTLDTMGMLMAKLPEDVQDGWPHEALRIQRKTGRQAKYCHLVDYVCNWADVKNSMYGKKLNEIRHKRIPVSVRRNRAATYNIDAEAKREHIDQKRDLGCVCCLKPHNLWNCPDFKSKSHEEKVSLLKEQKLCFKCLSHGHLACNCKKASQCKVHGCKGNRHHTLLHRFIEIQEKSKKPEEGPAVNSLAKSSKCNGKSIGQDVYLCVVPVNVRNGEKAAQTYALLDPASTVTLCSERLMKYLGVTGNTRDITLRTIGQRPIQYKGISGSLVVSPLDGGAEREITDVLSVEKIPAKPNKAPDQSFLKIMPHLQDVRLPILEGGTVNLLIGADNAELVCFQDVRNGPRKAPKAVKTVLGWSLFGPSFESPSDIREVHFTSDHYVNFVRCNDLETQKEIETLWTTDFGNETSVLDIPNSREDRAVYEIMQNSVKLIGGHFQLPLPWRTGMQYLPDNKEMAKKRLCSLKNRLMRDSDLHKRYVEVIQRYIKAGYAKRISYAEIDTSNTVWYLPHFPVMNQHKPGKVRVVFDAAAKYGNVSLNDCLMSGPDLVSSLVGVILRFRRGRVALVADVEAMFHQVRVAPQDTDALRFLWWDDGDISKEPVPHRMRVHIFGAASSPSCAAFCLKQTVVKFGNEHKPRISEIVNEDFYVDDCLTTAESVDEGIEIVKELTQLMSKGGFNLTKWLTNNDELLSMIPEEKRTKCVQNHVIDGNVKERVLGIQWNVANDEFGFKVNIADKPNTRRGILSIVASVFDPLGIVAPITLLAKLLLQELCKQNLGWDQEIADDDAVIWRNWLHQLQSLEQVKIQRCYQPFDFGKVVSYELHHFADGSELAYGAVSYLRIIDKNGQIHVAFLVGKARLAPCSRVTIPRLELTAAVLAVKLNLVLRKELKMNECSSTFWTDSTAVLQSIRNSKKRFSTFVANRLAKIDRNTDVSQWRHVSTKMNPADDASRGLRVDAYLKSGRWINGPEFLRLSEDKWPKMPDCFPDPSSEFCPKPVPETKSAFVIKEESSVMDRFIGFFSTFYCLKKATCWLIRFKKYLCSHKKSIDKLTELPARLTVQELSYAERDIIEYVQRQSLRGELKCILNGKFISKDDCSRRMLKLNPVLEDGLMKVGGRLENAPIMHSSKHPIILPHKSHLTDLVIRDHHNKVGHSGMGHTWTSLREKYWIIKGGVAVRRVIGNCVSCRKRNARLGKQFMADLPSCRLKSDEPVFSHVGVDLFGHFLVRQGRSDVKRWGCVFSCMTTRAVHIEVVNSLSADSFISALRRFIARRGQCTHIYSDNAGNFVLAEKIFENSLKMWNNSQVHGYLRQKGITWHKSPPTGSNHGGAWERMIWSIRRIFNAVTQGQTMTDEVFRTALIECESCLNSRPIIPVTFDPRDEEPLTPNHLLLLRSNQNMPPGVFDKNDCYVKRRWAQSQYLANEFWRRWIREYLPTIIERHKWFQKERNFKKEDVVLVVDDSQPRSRWAMGRIVDVYPDKKGLIRTVLVKIRNSLVKRPITKLVLVVEGTK; translated from the coding sequence ATGGAATCCAAGGCAAAGCAGCAGTTGGACATTTTGCGATCTGCTTTGCAGGAAAAGTATTTGATAGCTGAACGTTTGATGCTTCAACGTGAAAACGCTGAAAAGTTGTCAGTAGTAAGGCTAGAAGTTGATGAAGTGTTCCAGCAGCTAATCTCTTTAATTGACATGATTCCTGAAAGTGCAGGTAAAGAGATTACTGACTTTCCTGTGACTAATGATTTGAAGCGTGAAAAATCGGAATTTGATTCACGCATCTCGGAATGGTTCGAAAAATTGAAAACGCATTCAACTGTGCAACCAGAAAATGTATCGTCAAAGTATGCGGGTAGTATTTGTTCTGACAATACATCGAGAGCATCCTTCAAGAGAAGATTGCAGTGCAAAGTGAAACGCGATCTAGCAATTGTACAGCTTCGTCACACGGAAGAAAAGCTAGAGGAGGAAGCTTTGAAACGTAAAATGGAGCTTCGTGATGCACAGCGTAAAGTGGAATTGACTGAAGTGGAATTTTTATTGTGGGATACGAAATCAACTGGTGATTCAATAAAAGGTGATGGAGATTTCAATAACTTGAGTCCTATTAATGTGTTGCCAGGTACGAGCAGGGCAAGTGATAAAAAGCCTTCAGTGCCATTGGCGAGCCGCAGAGAAGAGACTGCAAGTACTGAGCAAAAACCTTCATCACCCAAATTGGTGAACTCACTCCAGGTTGGTGATAAAATTCCTCCTACAACTGTGCATAAAAATGTAATGCAAGCTGATGTTTCATTATTGAACAGGCGTCGATCTGCTTCGCTACAGAATGAAGCCACACATACTAGAATAAATACCAACCATGATGGCTATGCTGCCTCTGATTCGTGTCATGAACGAGTACGTTTCGCAAGGTCGCATAATGTACACACATATTCTCAGACTCCATTGAGAAGAGATGAtaatgctgttccaaatataaCTGGAAATGGTCAAAGCTATAACTTTCAGCCTGTGAATCGTGCGATAGCTCAAGAGTGTTCATTTGCGGCTGAACCAGATGGAATGGCTGGCCGTGAACACCATCACATTTTCCGAATAAATGAAAGTAGTGTCAATGAGTTGCCAGATGTGCAGACTCGTGGATATAGGACACTTCAGGAAAATCGTGAGTCGGTTAATGATTATGTTTATGAATCTGGGCCACAACATTATTCACAGCGGAGAACAAGAGAATCATCTCCAGTTATACAGCATCACCATTATCATGGACGTGAAGAATTCTTCTTTCAGAAGCCTAAGTTACCTGTGTTCAATGGAGATCCTTTGAAGTATATGTCTTTCATAACAAATTTTGACATCCACCTGGCACCGAAACTAGAAACAAATAGCCAGAAACTTGTGTGTTTGTTGCAATATTGTGAAGAGAGAATTCGTGCACAATTAGAATACTTCACAAAGAAGCCTGAGAATGGATACAAGCTTGCTAGGCAGAGGCTGTTTGAAGAATATGGTCAGCCTCATATTATCGCTGGTTCATGTGAAAGAGTTCTAAAAGAGTTTCCAAGTGTGCGTGATGACAAGCCAGAGCAGCTATTGCAAATATCACAAGTAATGGAGCGATGCCTGGGAACTCTAGAAGACATTGATGAATTTGCAAATGTAAACACCCTGGACACTATGGGAATGCTGATGGCTAAACTTCCTGAAGATGTTCAGGATGGCTGGCCACATGAAGCCCTCAGAATTCAAAGAAAGACTGGTCGTCAGGCAAAATATTGTCACTTGGTCGATTATGTTTGTAATTGGGCGGATGTGAAAAATTCAATGTATGGGAAAAAGCTTAATGAGATTCGTCACAAAAGGATTCCTGTGAGTGTGAGGAGAAACAGAGCTGCAACCTATAATATTGATGCTGAGGCCAAAAGGGAACACATTGATCAAAAACGGGATTTGGGATGTGTATGTTGTCTCAAACCGCACAATTTGTGGAACTGCCCGGACTTCAAGAGTAAATCGCATGAAGAAAAGGTCAGTCTTTTGAAGGAGCAGAAATTGTGTTTCAAGTGTCTGTCTCATGGTCATCTTGCTTGTAATTGCAAGAAGGCCAGTCAGTGCAAAGTACATGGATGTAAAGGAAATCGACATCACACACTGCTTCATAGATTTATTGAAATTCAGGAGAAATCGAAAAAGCCTGAAGAGGGACCTGCTGTAAATTCATTGGCAAAGTCGTCaaagtgcaatgggaaaagtaTCGGGCAAGATGTTTATTTATGTGTGGTGCCGGTCAATGTTCGAAATGGTGAAAAGGCCGCTCAAACATACGCCTTGCTGGATCCGGCATCTACAGTTACTCTGTGTAGTGAACGTTTGATGAAATATCTCGGAGTAACAGGAAATACAAGAGATATCACATTACGCACAATTGGACAGAGGCCAATACAATACAAGGGTATATCTGGCAGTTTAGTTGTATCGCCGCTGGATGGTGGTGCTGAACGTGAAATCACAGATGTGCTCTCGGTTGAAAAAATTCCTGCTAAGCCGAATAAAGCGCCCGACCAAAGTTTCCTCAAAATCATGCCGCATCTTCAAGATGTAAGATTGCCTATCTTGGAAGGAGGAACAGTGAATCTTCTGATTGGTGCTGACAATGCGGAACTCGTCTGTTTCCAAGATGTTCGAAATGGTCCGAGGAAAGCACCTAAGGCAGTGAAGACTGTTCTTGGCTGGTCGCTGTTCGGACCCAGTTTTGAGTCGCCATCAGATATCAGAGAAGTTCATTTTACATCTGATCATTATGTCAATTTCGTCAGGTGTAATGATTTGGAAACACAAAAGGAAATTGAAACTCTGTGGACAACAGATTTTGGCAATGAAACTTCAGTTCTTGATATTCCAAATTCTCGAGAAGATCGAGCAGTGTATGAAATTATGCAAAATTCGGTGAAACTAATTGGTGGTCATTTTCAACTTCCTTTGCCATGGAGAACCGGGATGCAGTATCTACCGGATAACAAAGAGATGGCAAAGAAAAGACTTTGTAGCCTCAAAAATAGACTGATGAGAGATTCCGATTTGCATAAAAGGTATGTCGAAGTTATTCAAAGATATATCAAGGCAGGATATGCCAAAAGAATTTCATATGCCGAAATTGATACGTCTAATACAGTTTGGTATCTTCCTCATTTTCCTGTCATGAACCAGCATAAGCCTGGAAAAGTTCGTGTAGTTTTTGATGCTGCAGCCAAATATGGAAATGTGTCTCTGAATGATTGCTTAATGTCCGGACCAGATTTGGTATCGTCACTCGTGGGTGTAATTTTGAGATTTCGCAGGGGACGAGTGGCATTAGTGGCAGATGTGGAAGCAATGTTCCACCAGGTTAGAGTGGCACCTCAGGACACGGATGCACTAAGGTTTTTATGGTGGGATGACGGGGACATTTCAAAGGAACCCGTTCCACATCGTATGCGAGTTCATATATTTGGGGCTGCATCGAGTCCGTCTTGTGctgcattttgtttgaaacAGACGGTGGTGAAATTTGGAAACGAACACAAACCTAGAATTTCAGAAATTGTTAATGAAGATTTCTATGTCGATGACTGCTTGACAACTGCTGAATCGGTCGATGAAGGCATAGAGATTGTCAAGGAATTGACACAATTGATGTCAAAAGGAGGATTCAACTTGACTAAATGGCTCACCAATAATGATGAATTACTGTCTATGATTCCAGAAGAAAAGAGGACTAAATGTGTTCAAAATCATGTCATTGATGGCAATGTCAAAGAACGAGTTCTTGGTATTCAGTGGAATGTGGCAAATGATGAGTTTGGGTTCAAGGTTAATATTGCTGACAAACCAAATACCAGGAGAGGTATACTTTCAATTGTAGCATCTGTTTTTGACCCACTTGGTATAGTGGCTCCAATAACGCTACTTGCCAAGTTATTGTTGCAAGAACTTTGCAAGCAAAATTTGGGATGGGATCAAGAAATTGCGGATGATGATGCTGTTATATGGCGAAACTGGCTACATCAACTGCAAAGCTTAGAACAGGTGAAGATACAGCGATGCTATCAGCCATTTGATTTTGGAAAAGTTGTTTCCTATGAACTACATCACTTTGCTGATGGATCAGAATTGGCATATGGAGCTGTTTCATATCTACGAATAATCGATAAAAATGGCCAAATTCATGTGGCATTTTTGGTTGGAAAGGCAAGACTTGCTCCATGTTCTCGTGTAACTATACCCAGACTTGAATTAACAGCTGCAGTTCTCGCTGTAAAGTTGAATCTTGTCCTAAGGAAAGAACTGAAGATGAATGAATGCAGTTCTACTTTCTGGACTGATTCCACAGCCGTACTTCAAAGTATAAGAAATTCGAAGAAACGATTCTCCACATTTGTTGCTAATCGTTTAGCAAAAATTGATAGAAATACTGATGTATCACAGTGGCGCCATGTTTCAACGAAGATGAATCCAGCTGATGATGCTTCACGTGGTCTTAGAGTTGATGCATATTTAAAGTCAGGACGATGGATCAATGGGCCCGAGTTTTTGCGTCTTTCTGAAGACAAGTGGCCAAAGATGCCGGACTGTTTTCCTGATCCATCGTCTGAATTTTGTCCAAAGCCAGTTCCAGAAACAAAGTCGGCATTTGTAATAAAAGAAGAGTCTTCTGTCATGGACAGGTTCATAGGATTCTTTTCTACATTCTACTGTTTGAAGAAAGCAACTTGTTGGCTCATACGATTCAAGAAATATTTGTGTTCTCATAAGAAGTCAATAGACAAGCTCACTGAATTGCCAGCAAGACTGACTGTGCAGGAACTGAGCTATGCTGAAAGAGATATTATTGAATATGTTCAAAGACAAAGCTTACGTGGAGAATTGAAATGTATATTAAATGGTAAATTTATCAGTAAAGATGATTGCTCTCGCCGGATGTTGAAACTTAATCCTGTTCTAGAAGATGGTTTGATGAAAGTAGGAGGACGCTTGGAAAATGCACCAATTATGCATTCATCAAAGCATCCCATCATATTGCCTCATAAATCACATCTTACGGATCTAGTCATCAGGGATCATCACAACAAAGTTGGTCATTCAGGTATGGGTCATACATGGACCTCATTAAGAGAAAAGTACTGGATTATCAAGGGTGGAGTTGCAGTAAGAAGGGTCATCGGAAATTGTGTTTCTTGTCGAAAGCGAAATGCCCGCCTTGGAAAGCAATTTATGGCAGATCTACCTTCCTGTCGACTGAAATCAGATGAACCAGTGTTCAGTCATGTTGGTGTTGATCTATTTGGACATTTTCTTGTTCGACAGGGAAGGAGTGATGTGAAAAGATGGGGTTGTGTATTCTCGTGTATGACAACTCGTGCTGTTCACATCGAGGTGGTAAATAGTTTGTCTGCTGATTCTTTCATATCTGCACTCCGACGATTTATTGCTCGAAGGGGTCAGTGTACTCATATATATTCGGATAATGCTGGGAATTTTGTATTGGcagagaaaatatttgaaaattcccTAAAGATGTGGAACAATTCTCAAGTTCATGGATACTTACGTCAAAAGGGTATAACATGGCATAAATCACCGCCTACAGGTTCAAATCATGGAGGTGCATGGGAACGAATGATTTGGTCAATTCGTCGAATTTTCAATGCTGTTACTCAGGGTCAAACTATGACAGATGAAGTTTTTAGGACCGCCTTGATCGAGTGTGAATCATGCTTGAACAGTCGTCCAATAATTCCTGTAACATTTGACCCAAGGGATGAAGAGCCTTTAACACCAAATCACTTGTTATTACTTCGGTCAAATCAAAATATGCCTCCTGGAGTTTTTGACAAGAATGATTGCTATGTTAAACGTCGATGGGCACAATCTCAATATCTCGCAAATGAATTTTGGAGAAGATGGATTCGAGAGTATCTGCCTACGATTATTGAGCGACACAAGTGGTTTCagaaagagagaaatttcaagaAAGAAGATGTTGTCCTGGTGGTAGACGATTCTCAACCTCGATCAAGATGGGCAATGGGAAGAATCGTGGATGTGTATCCAGACAAGAAGGGACTGATACGAACAGTGCTTGTTAAAATTCGTAATAGCTTGGTAAAGCGTCCCATCACCAAGCTAGTTCTTGTTGTTGAAGGCACTAAATGA